The following coding sequences lie in one Cyanobacterium sp. Dongsha4 genomic window:
- a CDS encoding ABC transporter ATP-binding protein, producing the protein MLEINQLTKFYESKKVLDSLNLHINKGEICGLLGANGAGKTTTINIICGLLNYDEGSIFINGQKLSKKSKYYLGVSPQENLLYSHLTCVENLAFFGKLYGLKGTQLKSSIYECLKAVNLLDKKDDTVSALSGGMQRKLNIAIALIHHPLLLILDEPTTGLDIEARYDIWQLILRLKQEGMTILLTTHFLDEAEKLCDRLCIIKQGKIVKEGSLNDLKNILPAKELIFIKCEQEEKLIEIAKKQGLKYRYYQGEIAILSEEILELSTIIDIFSEIYLTSVTKVNINLQHIYLEIINNE; encoded by the coding sequence ATGCTAGAAATAAATCAACTAACCAAATTCTATGAAAGTAAGAAAGTTTTAGATAGTCTTAATCTCCATATTAACAAAGGAGAAATTTGTGGATTATTAGGGGCAAATGGTGCGGGGAAAACAACAACTATTAATATAATTTGTGGTCTTTTAAATTATGATGAGGGAAGTATATTTATTAACGGACAAAAACTCTCTAAAAAAAGTAAATATTATTTAGGGGTTTCTCCCCAAGAGAATTTGCTTTATTCTCATCTTACTTGTGTGGAAAATTTAGCTTTTTTTGGTAAACTTTATGGGTTAAAAGGTACTCAATTAAAATCTTCTATTTATGAATGTCTAAAAGCTGTTAATCTCCTTGATAAAAAAGATGATACTGTTTCCGCTTTGAGTGGGGGAATGCAAAGAAAATTAAATATTGCGATCGCATTAATTCATCATCCTTTATTATTAATTTTAGATGAACCAACTACAGGATTAGACATTGAGGCCCGTTATGATATTTGGCAATTAATTCTTCGTTTAAAACAAGAAGGCATGACTATTTTACTAACGACTCATTTCTTAGATGAAGCTGAAAAATTGTGCGATCGCCTCTGTATTATTAAGCAAGGTAAAATTGTTAAAGAAGGAAGTTTAAATGATTTAAAAAATATTTTACCTGCAAAAGAGCTTATTTTTATTAAATGTGAGCAAGAAGAAAAATTAATTGAAATAGCAAAAAAACAAGGTTTAAAGTATCGTTATTATCAAGGAGAAATAGCTATTTTAAGTGAGGAAATATTAGAACTATCCACGATAATTGATATATTTTCAGAAATTTATTTAACTTCAGTAACAAAAGTCAATATCAACCTGCAACATATTTATTTAGAGATAATAAATAATGAATGA
- the murB gene encoding UDP-N-acetylmuramate dehydrogenase — MTITIKTDSETKVITLKDTECNIYKSVSLSPFTSYRVGGNAQWYAEPKSWNDIQAIFTWLQKEQMPFTCLGGGSNLLISDRGIEGLVLNTRHLKQYLIDEENLTITVGAGYPLPKLAWKAAKKGWQGLDWAVGIPGTVGGAVVMNAGAHKGCMADIFKSAIVAYSDGRIETLSKKDLEYSYRSSRLQKEKALVLQATLNLESGQSKEEMMALTTSNFKMRKQTQPYDKPSCGSVFRNPKPQAAGWLIEQIGLKGHQIGGAQVAHRHANFILNAGNATAKDIFNLIQYVQEKVEENWSILLHPEVKFLGQF, encoded by the coding sequence ATGACTATTACTATAAAAACTGACTCGGAAACAAAAGTTATTACTCTCAAAGATACTGAGTGTAATATTTATAAATCTGTCTCCCTTTCTCCTTTCACATCTTATCGAGTCGGTGGCAATGCTCAGTGGTATGCTGAACCTAAATCATGGAATGATATACAAGCAATATTTACATGGTTACAAAAAGAGCAAATGCCTTTTACTTGTCTAGGAGGCGGTTCTAATTTACTAATTAGCGATCGCGGCATAGAAGGATTAGTTTTAAACACTCGTCATCTTAAACAATATCTTATCGATGAGGAGAATCTTACTATTACCGTAGGTGCAGGTTATCCTCTCCCTAAATTGGCATGGAAAGCGGCGAAAAAAGGTTGGCAGGGGCTAGATTGGGCTGTGGGCATACCGGGGACTGTTGGGGGTGCTGTGGTGATGAATGCGGGGGCGCATAAGGGCTGTATGGCTGATATTTTCAAAAGTGCGATCGTGGCTTATAGTGATGGAAGAATAGAAACTCTATCAAAAAAAGATTTAGAATACTCTTATCGCTCCTCTCGATTACAAAAAGAAAAAGCCTTAGTTTTACAAGCTACCCTAAATTTAGAATCAGGGCAAAGTAAAGAAGAAATGATGGCATTAACTACCAGTAATTTCAAAATGCGTAAACAAACACAACCCTATGATAAACCAAGTTGTGGTAGTGTCTTTCGTAATCCAAAACCTCAAGCGGCTGGGTGGCTAATTGAGCAAATTGGCTTAAAAGGTCATCAAATAGGTGGTGCACAAGTTGCCCATCGTCATGCTAATTTTATCCTCAATGCAGGTAATGCAACTGCTAAAGATATTTTTAACTTAATCCAATATGTGCAAGAAAAAGTGGAAGAAAATTGGTCTATTTTGCTCCATCCAGAAGTAAAATTTTTGGGTCAATTTTAA
- the murC gene encoding UDP-N-acetylmuramate--L-alanine ligase, whose translation MSGIDLQGKPFHFIGIGGIGMSALAYILAKRELPVSGSDIRASHITNRLEAVGATIFTSQNAENFERISWGNHEHHHKQEVQVVCSTAINQDNPEYKEAIAQGYPIYHRSDLLAALIKDYQSVAVAGTHGKTTTSSLIAYLLLESGLDPTVIIGGEVSAWEGNARLGESNYLVAEADESDGSLVQHHPEFGIITNIELDHPDHYESLDQLVGIFRQFAHQSKNVIACVDCPITRKYIQADITYSLNPQSGADYIATNIVHSPYGSEAEVWENGIWLGNISLELSGDHNISNALAAIAVGRKLGLNFATIADALSTFEGAKRRFEYKGTYQGATLIDDYAHHPSEIRCTLQAGRARLKQYNAQRLIAIFQPHRYSRTSAFLEDFAQCFAQADVVIVTDIYSAGEKNTEDINGEIVADYISKYHQEVYFQPNLHSLRDFLADFLEPEDLTLFLGAGNLNQIIPQLIALEEKSFAQVA comes from the coding sequence ATGTCAGGAATAGATCTACAAGGTAAGCCTTTCCACTTCATTGGTATCGGTGGAATCGGTATGTCAGCTTTGGCTTATATTTTGGCAAAAAGAGAGTTGCCTGTTTCCGGTTCAGATATTCGTGCTAGTCATATTACTAATCGTTTAGAGGCAGTTGGTGCAACTATTTTTACCAGTCAGAACGCAGAAAATTTTGAGCGTATTTCATGGGGAAATCATGAGCATCACCATAAGCAAGAGGTTCAGGTAGTTTGTTCTACCGCTATTAATCAGGATAACCCAGAATACAAAGAAGCGATCGCGCAAGGTTATCCTATTTACCATCGCTCAGATTTATTAGCCGCTCTCATAAAAGATTACCAGAGTGTTGCGGTGGCGGGGACTCATGGTAAAACTACTACTAGCAGTTTAATTGCTTATTTATTATTAGAGTCTGGTTTAGATCCTACTGTTATTATTGGTGGTGAAGTAAGTGCATGGGAAGGAAATGCTCGTTTAGGGGAAAGTAATTATTTGGTGGCGGAGGCGGATGAGTCTGATGGTTCTTTGGTACAACATCATCCTGAGTTTGGTATTATTACTAATATAGAATTAGATCATCCTGATCATTATGAATCTTTAGATCAGTTAGTTGGTATTTTTCGACAATTTGCTCACCAGTCTAAAAATGTCATTGCTTGTGTTGACTGCCCTATCACCCGTAAATACATTCAAGCAGATATTACCTATAGTTTAAACCCCCAATCTGGGGCTGATTATATTGCCACAAATATTGTTCATAGTCCTTATGGTAGTGAAGCAGAAGTGTGGGAAAATGGTATCTGGTTGGGTAATATTTCCTTAGAACTCTCTGGAGATCATAATATCAGTAATGCTCTAGCTGCGATCGCAGTTGGCAGAAAATTGGGTTTAAACTTTGCTACCATTGCCGATGCCCTTAGCACTTTTGAAGGAGCAAAAAGACGTTTTGAATATAAAGGCACTTATCAGGGTGCAACTTTAATTGATGATTATGCCCATCACCCCAGTGAAATACGATGCACTTTACAGGCAGGACGTGCTAGACTGAAACAATATAATGCTCAAAGATTAATTGCTATTTTTCAACCCCACCGCTACAGTCGCACCTCGGCATTTTTGGAGGATTTTGCTCAGTGTTTTGCTCAAGCTGATGTAGTTATTGTTACAGACATTTACAGTGCAGGGGAGAAAAATACAGAAGATATTAACGGAGAAATAGTAGCCGATTATATTAGTAAATATCATCAAGAAGTTTATTTCCAACCCAATTTGCATAGTTTAAGGGATTTTCTTGCGGATTTTCTCGAACCTGAGGACTTAACTTTATTTTTAGGGGCAGGAAATCTCAATCAAATTATTCCTCAATTAATAGCTTTAGAAGAGAAATCTTTTGCACAAGTAGCTTAA
- a CDS encoding PepSY domain-containing protein has translation MSKWQKKAREFHTLIAPIILLPLFITMLTGVVYRLGKSWFGLSRDQVHFLMVIHEGEYLGKFLEPIYVLLNGLGLLWMLLTGLLILINSWQRHPLFKKLFHKQANSE, from the coding sequence ATGTCTAAATGGCAAAAAAAAGCAAGAGAATTTCATACTTTGATCGCACCGATTATATTATTACCTCTGTTTATCACAATGCTGACAGGAGTAGTTTATCGTTTAGGGAAAAGTTGGTTTGGTTTATCCAGAGATCAAGTACATTTTTTGATGGTAATTCATGAAGGGGAATATCTGGGCAAATTTTTAGAGCCAATTTATGTTTTGCTTAATGGTTTAGGATTATTATGGATGTTATTAACGGGCTTATTAATTTTAATCAATTCTTGGCAAAGGCATCCTTTATTTAAGAAATTATTTCACAAACAAGCTAATAGTGAATAG
- the gnd gene encoding decarboxylating NADP(+)-dependent phosphogluconate dehydrogenase gives MTKRTFGVIGLAVMGENLALNVESRGFPIAVYNRTASKTEEFMATKAQGKDIKPAYSLEEFVQTLERPRKILVMVKAGAPVDAVIQQLKPLLEQGDMIIDGGNSLYEDTERRTNELEPTGLGFMGMGVSGGEEGALHGPSLMPGGTASAYQELEPILTKIAAQVDDGACVTYIGPRGAGHYVKMVHNGIEYGDMQLIAEAYDLLKKGLNLSNEQLHEVFADWNQTDELNSFLIEITADIFRKKDDQTDGHLIDYILDSAGQKGTGRWTVVSSLELGVPIPTIYAAVNARVISGYKDERISASKELTGITGKFDGDVNEYINKIRDALYCSKMCSYAQGMALIAKASAEYDYNINLPEVARIWKGGCIIKAGFLGKINKAFSDNPSLPNLLLAPEFKQSILDRQQAWRDVLILANSLGIPIPAFSASLDYFDSYRSDRLPQNLTQAQRDYFGAHTYERTDKPRGEFFHTEWMQG, from the coding sequence ATGACCAAAAGAACATTTGGAGTAATCGGATTAGCAGTAATGGGGGAAAACTTAGCCCTTAACGTTGAAAGTAGAGGATTTCCTATTGCTGTATATAATCGCACTGCCTCAAAAACAGAAGAATTTATGGCGACAAAAGCACAAGGCAAAGACATCAAACCTGCCTACTCTTTAGAAGAATTTGTGCAAACTTTAGAACGTCCTCGTAAAATTTTGGTAATGGTAAAAGCAGGTGCGCCTGTTGATGCTGTTATCCAACAACTTAAACCCCTTCTTGAACAAGGAGACATGATTATTGATGGAGGAAATTCCCTCTATGAAGACACGGAAAGACGTACAAATGAATTAGAACCCACGGGCTTAGGTTTTATGGGTATGGGAGTGAGTGGTGGTGAGGAGGGGGCTTTACATGGTCCTTCTTTAATGCCTGGTGGTACAGCTTCAGCTTATCAAGAATTAGAGCCGATTTTAACTAAAATTGCCGCTCAAGTGGACGATGGGGCTTGTGTGACTTATATTGGCCCTCGTGGTGCAGGGCATTATGTGAAAATGGTTCATAACGGTATCGAATATGGCGATATGCAGTTAATTGCTGAGGCTTATGATTTGCTAAAAAAAGGTCTTAATTTAAGCAATGAGCAGTTACACGAAGTTTTTGCGGACTGGAATCAAACTGATGAACTAAATTCCTTTTTAATTGAAATTACTGCTGATATTTTCCGTAAAAAAGATGATCAAACGGATGGTCATTTAATTGATTATATCCTTGACTCGGCAGGACAGAAAGGTACTGGACGTTGGACTGTTGTAAGTTCTTTAGAATTAGGTGTACCCATTCCCACTATTTATGCGGCGGTGAATGCAAGGGTTATTTCTGGCTATAAAGATGAACGTATTTCTGCTAGTAAAGAATTAACGGGGATAACAGGAAAATTTGACGGAGATGTTAACGAATATATCAATAAAATTCGGGATGCCTTATACTGCTCCAAAATGTGTTCTTATGCCCAAGGAATGGCTTTAATTGCCAAGGCTTCTGCTGAATATGACTACAATATCAATCTTCCTGAAGTGGCTCGTATTTGGAAAGGAGGTTGTATCATCAAGGCTGGTTTCTTAGGCAAAATCAATAAGGCTTTTTCCGATAATCCTAGTTTACCCAATCTTCTTCTTGCCCCTGAATTTAAACAAAGTATTCTCGATCGTCAACAGGCATGGCGAGATGTGTTAATTTTAGCTAATAGTCTGGGCATTCCTATTCCTGCTTTTAGTGCTTCTTTAGATTACTTTGATAGTTATAGGAGCGATCGCCTCCCTCAAAATCTAACCCAAGCCCAACGAGACTATTTTGGAGCACATACCTACGAACGCACCGATAAACCTAGAGGGGAATTTTTCCATACAGAATGGATGCAGGGTTAA
- a CDS encoding gamma-glutamyl-phosphate reductase gives MNDSELQPIDIVTQRAHQAFIEMGSIKGVERSQAIRQMAIKLKECLDDILQANTLDLEISKEMAVPELISNWLKLTPQRLESAIEILETLAELPDPFQKVINSPYQVTYCQNYSQLMPLGVIALIYEALPELAIITAGLAMKTGNSLILRGSSEASNTNSIIAQALQIALEDVDFPSYCLQFLPSEQGFKIEDLVTQDQYINLIIPYGRPSLIQEVTQFATAPVLKSAMGNCYLYWSLCHDLELVKHIITDSYNTIPDPVNAIEKVLINCQQKSNSITRLFNHLQEQKFTLLGDEILVNEYPEHLQLISTPMWGKPFLNHTIAFRVVDDLSSAIAWINNYSSGHANCLITDSYQEGRIFAMETDSALVYVNSSPRFYRYLPGSNSVFLGISNQKGNRRGLISLETFTTVKQIVVGSGEV, from the coding sequence ATGAATGATTCTGAATTGCAACCGATTGATATTGTTACCCAACGGGCACACCAAGCATTTATTGAAATGGGCAGTATCAAAGGCGTTGAACGTTCTCAGGCTATTAGGCAAATGGCGATAAAACTCAAAGAGTGCCTTGATGATATTTTACAGGCTAATACCCTTGATTTAGAAATTAGCAAGGAAATGGCTGTACCTGAATTAATTTCTAATTGGTTAAAGTTAACTCCTCAAAGATTGGAAAGTGCGATCGAAATACTTGAGACTTTAGCTGAGTTACCAGACCCTTTTCAAAAAGTTATTAATTCTCCTTATCAAGTCACATATTGTCAAAATTACTCCCAATTAATGCCTTTAGGGGTTATAGCTTTGATTTACGAGGCTTTACCCGAACTAGCCATTATTACTGCTGGTTTAGCGATGAAAACGGGCAATTCCCTCATTTTGCGAGGTAGTAGCGAAGCGAGTAACACTAATTCTATCATTGCTCAGGCTTTACAAATTGCTTTAGAAGACGTTGATTTTCCGTCATATTGTTTACAGTTTTTACCTTCTGAACAGGGCTTTAAAATTGAAGACTTAGTAACTCAGGATCAATATATCAACCTCATCATACCCTATGGACGACCTAGTTTAATTCAAGAAGTGACTCAATTTGCCACTGCCCCTGTTTTAAAATCTGCTATGGGCAATTGTTATTTATATTGGTCTTTATGTCATGATTTGGAGTTAGTTAAACATATTATTACTGATAGTTATAATACTATTCCCGATCCAGTAAATGCGATCGAAAAAGTGTTAATTAATTGTCAACAAAAATCTAATTCTATCACTCGTCTATTTAACCATTTACAAGAGCAGAAATTTACCCTTTTAGGTGATGAAATATTAGTTAATGAATATCCAGAACATTTGCAGTTAATCTCAACTCCAATGTGGGGTAAACCTTTCTTAAACCATACAATCGCTTTTCGTGTAGTCGATGATTTATCTTCTGCCATTGCTTGGATAAATAATTATAGTAGTGGTCATGCGAATTGTTTGATAACAGACTCTTATCAAGAAGGAAGAATTTTTGCTATGGAAACGGATTCTGCTTTAGTATATGTTAATTCTTCTCCTCGTTTTTATCGTTATTTACCCGGTAGTAATTCTGTATTTTTAGGCATCTCTAATCAAAAAGGAAATCGCCGAGGCTTAATCAGTTTGGAAACTTTCACCACAGTTAAACAAATTGTTGTCGGCAGTGGCGAGGTTTAA
- the gyrA gene encoding DNA gyrase subunit A: MTSSQERIVPTNLTNEMSRSYLEYAMSVIVGRALPDARDGLKPVHRRILYAMYELGLTADRPFRKCARVVGEVLGKYHPHGDTAVYDALVRMAQDFSMRNPLINGHGNFGSIDNDPPAAMRYTECRLQALAVEGLLRDIESETVDFIDNFDGSQQEPVVLPARVPQLLLNGATGIAVGMATNIPPHNLGELINGAIAMIHNPDITDLELMEYIPGPDFPTGGQILGRQGIKDAYTTGRGSITMRGVANIETVRAAGRQEKEAIIVTELPYQTNKAGLIEKIAELVNDKRIDGISDIRDESDRTGMRIVIELKRDAYPRVVLNNLYKQTAIQSNFGANMLALVNNEPQLLTISQFLRVFLDFRVEAITRRTRYQLRKAEERDHLLQGLLIALDNLDAVIRLIRGAADSATAKQELVNDFSLSETQADAILQMQLRRLTALEAEKIEAEHQDLLTQITDFQDILARKERIYNIIESELEDIKKVHATPRRTEIVQADGDLGDIDLIANEQVAIILTNQGYLKKMLVNTFEAQNRATRGKSGAKIKEDDVVEHFLTGCDHDRILFFSDKGVVYGLNAYQLPALSRNARGVPIVQMLPIASDEKITSMIAVSEFTDHEYLVMLTQKGLIKKTALSAFANIRSNGLIAISLGEGDELRWVRLATEDDSILIGSRQGMAIHFHADNEQLRPLSRTAKGVKSMKLRKGDEIISMDILPSQVTATIAEADDQEDDTLELEEEELTNDTGKEAPWALAVTTSGFGKRVPVSQFRLQRRAGMGLKAIRFRKKSDALAALRIVNPEDEFMIITTRGIIIRCDVNAVSLQSRQASGVRVQKLDSEDAIAAIALVPPSAEEEESE; encoded by the coding sequence ATGACATCTAGCCAAGAACGCATAGTACCTACTAACTTAACCAATGAAATGTCTCGGTCTTACTTAGAATACGCCATGAGCGTTATTGTAGGACGAGCGTTGCCTGATGCCAGAGATGGACTCAAACCAGTTCATAGACGCATTCTCTACGCTATGTATGAATTAGGTTTGACTGCTGATCGCCCCTTCCGTAAATGTGCGAGGGTAGTAGGGGAAGTTTTAGGTAAATATCACCCTCATGGTGACACGGCGGTATATGATGCTTTAGTGAGAATGGCGCAGGATTTCTCTATGCGCAACCCGTTGATTAACGGTCATGGAAACTTCGGTAGTATTGATAATGACCCCCCGGCGGCGATGCGTTATACCGAATGTCGTTTACAGGCTTTGGCGGTGGAAGGTTTACTGCGGGATATTGAATCAGAAACCGTTGACTTTATTGATAACTTTGATGGTTCACAACAAGAACCTGTTGTATTACCTGCTCGTGTTCCTCAACTGCTTCTTAATGGTGCGACGGGGATTGCGGTGGGTATGGCGACTAATATTCCTCCCCATAATCTCGGTGAATTGATCAACGGTGCGATCGCAATGATTCACAATCCAGATATTACGGACTTGGAGTTAATGGAATATATCCCTGGTCCTGATTTTCCCACAGGAGGGCAAATTTTAGGTCGTCAGGGAATTAAAGATGCTTATACCACTGGTAGAGGCTCAATTACTATGCGTGGGGTTGCCAACATTGAAACCGTGAGGGCGGCAGGAAGACAAGAAAAAGAAGCAATCATCGTTACAGAGTTACCCTATCAAACCAATAAAGCAGGTCTAATTGAAAAAATCGCCGAGTTGGTTAATGATAAAAGGATTGACGGTATTTCTGATATACGGGATGAGAGCGATCGCACTGGAATGCGTATTGTTATAGAATTAAAAAGAGATGCTTATCCCAGAGTTGTTCTTAATAACTTATATAAACAAACAGCTATTCAAAGTAATTTTGGGGCAAATATGTTGGCATTAGTCAATAACGAGCCTCAATTACTCACAATAAGTCAATTTTTACGGGTATTCTTAGATTTTCGTGTGGAAGCTATCACCCGACGCACCCGCTATCAACTGAGAAAGGCAGAAGAAAGAGATCATTTATTACAAGGATTATTAATTGCCCTAGATAACCTCGATGCAGTCATTAGACTAATCAGAGGGGCGGCGGATAGTGCCACTGCTAAACAAGAATTAGTTAACGATTTCAGCCTCTCAGAAACCCAAGCTGATGCTATTTTACAAATGCAATTGCGTCGTTTAACTGCCCTAGAAGCAGAAAAAATTGAAGCGGAACATCAGGACTTATTAACCCAAATTACCGATTTTCAGGATATTTTAGCTCGTAAAGAAAGAATTTATAACATTATCGAATCAGAATTAGAAGACATCAAAAAAGTTCATGCTACTCCCAGACGCACGGAAATAGTCCAAGCTGACGGAGATTTAGGAGATATTGATTTAATTGCTAATGAACAAGTTGCCATTATCCTGACCAACCAAGGCTATTTGAAAAAAATGTTGGTAAATACCTTTGAGGCACAAAATAGAGCCACCAGAGGTAAGTCTGGAGCGAAAATCAAGGAGGATGATGTAGTTGAACATTTTCTCACGGGTTGTGATCACGATCGCATCTTATTCTTTAGTGACAAGGGTGTTGTCTATGGCTTAAATGCTTATCAACTACCTGCCCTGTCGAGAAATGCTAGAGGTGTACCCATTGTACAGATGTTACCCATTGCCAGTGATGAAAAAATTACCTCAATGATAGCAGTAAGTGAATTTACCGATCATGAATATTTAGTCATGTTAACCCAAAAAGGTTTAATCAAAAAAACTGCTCTCTCTGCCTTTGCCAATATTCGCAGTAATGGTTTAATTGCCATTTCTTTGGGAGAAGGAGACGAACTACGGTGGGTAAGACTAGCCACAGAAGATGATAGTATTCTGATTGGCTCTCGTCAGGGTATGGCGATTCATTTCCACGCCGACAATGAACAATTACGCCCTCTTTCCCGTACTGCTAAAGGGGTTAAATCCATGAAACTCCGAAAAGGAGACGAAATTATCAGCATGGACATATTACCATCTCAAGTAACTGCCACCATTGCCGAAGCAGATGATCAAGAAGATGATACCCTCGAATTGGAAGAAGAAGAATTAACCAACGACACAGGGAAAGAAGCTCCTTGGGCATTAGCTGTAACTACTAGCGGTTTTGGTAAAAGAGTACCTGTATCTCAATTCCGTTTGCAAAGACGAGCAGGAATGGGCTTAAAAGCGATTCGTTTCCGCAAGAAAAGTGATGCTCTAGCGGCTCTACGCATTGTTAACCCTGAAGATGAGTTTATGATTATCACCACCAGAGGTATTATTATCCGTTGTGATGTCAATGCGGTTTCTCTCCAATCTCGTCAGGCTAGTGGGGTAAGGGTTCAAAAATTAGATAGTGAAGATGCGATCGCCGCTATTGCTTTAGTGCCACCCTCTGCCGAGGAAGAGGAAAGCGAGTAA
- a CDS encoding M61 family metallopeptidase — MTNITYTVSITNPQLHLFDVELKVDKWEKSQLNLKMPVWTPGSYLVREYARHLQNFQVKGKKQNSLIYHKKTKNHWLIETENETTINVKYQIYANELTVRTNHLDETHGFLTGGALFFYIPNLENNAIKVVINSSKKDWKITTSLPRIKEENNSFFAENFDCLVDSPFEIGLQKQYDFLVENKPHQWVIWGNGNLDAKRVIEDTKKIIETESKIFSGLPYEDYKFILHLSASGFGGLEHKNCCVLNYPRFAFKKEEKYYRFMQLVAHEFFHLWNVKRIRPKALEKFDYDQENYTTSLWFSEGTTSYYDMLIPLRAGIYNRSIFLDLLSKDISNYLNISGRKIQPLAESSFDAWIKLYRRDAYSNNNQISYYLKGELITLLLDLMIRKNSNNQKSFDDVMAVMWDKFGKKEIGFTPEELKTEIERVADTNLKEFFHLYLETTEEIPFNEYLEPFGLVLRAKKEDNNCPYLGLTVQKEGCIEKITFVEAHSPAGKAGVDAGDELLAIDGFRVNSETLSERLQDYQAGDAIALTIFHQEELKTIKIKLAPPQASSYQVTVMKNLTKAQKENLHSWLGK, encoded by the coding sequence ATGACAAATATCACCTATACAGTGTCAATTACAAATCCTCAGTTACATTTATTTGATGTTGAATTAAAAGTAGATAAATGGGAAAAAAGCCAATTAAATTTAAAAATGCCAGTGTGGACTCCGGGTTCTTATTTAGTGAGAGAATATGCTAGACATTTACAAAATTTTCAAGTAAAAGGGAAGAAGCAAAATAGCTTAATTTATCATAAAAAAACTAAAAATCATTGGTTAATAGAAACCGAAAATGAAACAACTATTAACGTAAAATATCAAATATATGCTAATGAGTTGACAGTGAGAACAAATCATCTGGATGAAACTCATGGTTTTTTAACTGGTGGGGCTTTATTTTTTTATATTCCCAATCTCGAAAATAATGCCATTAAAGTTGTTATCAATTCTTCTAAAAAGGATTGGAAAATTACTACTTCTTTACCTAGAATAAAAGAGGAAAATAATAGTTTTTTTGCAGAAAATTTTGATTGTTTAGTGGATAGCCCCTTTGAAATAGGTTTACAAAAACAATATGATTTTTTAGTGGAAAATAAGCCTCATCAATGGGTTATATGGGGTAATGGAAATCTTGATGCGAAGAGAGTTATAGAAGACACAAAGAAAATAATAGAAACTGAGTCAAAAATTTTTTCAGGTTTACCTTACGAAGATTATAAATTTATTTTACACTTATCAGCTTCAGGTTTTGGTGGTTTAGAACACAAAAATTGTTGCGTTTTAAATTATCCTCGTTTTGCTTTTAAAAAAGAAGAAAAATATTATCGGTTTATGCAGTTAGTAGCCCATGAATTTTTTCATTTATGGAATGTTAAAAGAATAAGACCTAAAGCGTTAGAAAAATTTGATTATGATCAAGAAAATTATACAACTTCTCTCTGGTTTTCTGAAGGAACAACTAGCTATTATGATATGCTTATTCCTTTAAGAGCTGGTATTTACAATCGTTCAATATTTTTAGATTTATTGAGTAAAGATATAAGTAATTATTTGAATATTTCGGGAAGGAAAATACAGCCTTTAGCGGAGTCTAGCTTTGATGCTTGGATTAAGTTATATCGTAGAGATGCTTATAGTAATAATAACCAAATTTCTTACTATTTAAAAGGTGAGTTAATAACATTATTATTAGATTTAATGATTAGAAAAAATAGCAACAACCAGAAATCTTTTGATGATGTAATGGCAGTAATGTGGGACAAATTCGGGAAAAAAGAAATTGGTTTCACTCCTGAAGAATTAAAGACAGAAATAGAAAGGGTTGCGGATACTAATTTAAAAGAATTTTTCCATCTATATTTAGAAACCACAGAAGAAATCCCTTTCAACGAATATTTAGAGCCTTTTGGTTTAGTTTTAAGAGCGAAAAAAGAAGATAATAATTGTCCTTATCTCGGATTGACAGTACAAAAAGAAGGATGTATCGAAAAAATAACTTTTGTAGAAGCTCATTCCCCGGCGGGTAAAGCTGGTGTTGATGCTGGAGATGAGTTATTAGCCATAGATGGTTTTCGAGTTAACAGTGAAACGTTATCAGAAAGACTACAAGATTATCAAGCAGGAGATGCGATCGCACTTACTATTTTTCATCAAGAGGAATTAAAAACCATAAAAATTAAATTAGCACCCCCTCAAGCTAGTAGCTATCAAGTTACAGTCATGAAAAATTTGACTAAAGCTCAGAAAGAAAACTTACATAGTTGGCTAGGGAAATAG